In the bacterium genome, one interval contains:
- a CDS encoding zinc-ribbon domain-containing protein has product MQNKIQCKLCGYKLDANSDYCDYCGEPILEDNLEVNQT; this is encoded by the coding sequence ATGCAAAATAAAATTCAATGTAAGTTATGCGGATATAAATTGGATGCTAATAGTGATTATTGTGATTACTGTGGAGAGCCAATATTAGAAGATAATTTGGAGGTGAACCAAACATGA